The proteins below come from a single Dinghuibacter silviterrae genomic window:
- a CDS encoding MFS transporter — protein sequence MPTASKKVINGWAMYDWANSSYALVVTSTIFPTYYSAVAPEHIELFGRSFGRAAMASYAISLSYLIIAFLSPILSSIADYKGNKKSFMKFFCYMGSLACICLVFMDKHHVLLGLFFSVIASVGFSGSIVFYNAYLPEIAAEEDQDRVSAKGFALGYVGSVLLMIACLAVIECNDNLHWGLGAWPARLSFPAVGFWWAGFAQLTFRILPPSKASEQHPEHSILTNGFYELGKVWNQLVHYPTLKRYLRSFFFYNMGVQTVMMMATYFASEELKLPDASLIMSILIIQLVAIGGAYLFSLLSARTGNIFVLGVLIVIWIGICVFAYYTRTPMEFYILAFFVGMVMGGIQSMSRSTYSKLLPETKDTASYFSFYDVCDKIGTVIGTASFGYVAESVGGMRNSVLALMGYFIIGFVLLLFVRVTPKTQTYATVHA from the coding sequence ATGCCGACGGCCTCCAAAAAGGTAATCAACGGTTGGGCCATGTACGACTGGGCAAATTCTTCGTATGCCCTGGTCGTTACATCCACTATTTTCCCTACTTATTATTCGGCGGTGGCGCCGGAACACATCGAGCTCTTCGGACGGTCTTTCGGGCGCGCGGCCATGGCGAGTTACGCCATTTCGCTGTCCTACCTGATCATCGCTTTCCTGTCGCCCATCCTGAGCTCCATCGCGGACTATAAGGGCAACAAAAAGAGCTTTATGAAGTTCTTTTGTTACATGGGGTCCCTGGCATGTATCTGCCTTGTATTTATGGACAAACACCACGTGCTCCTGGGGTTGTTCTTTTCCGTCATAGCATCCGTCGGCTTTTCCGGCAGCATCGTCTTTTACAACGCCTATCTCCCCGAGATTGCGGCGGAAGAGGACCAGGACCGCGTCAGCGCCAAGGGTTTTGCGCTCGGCTATGTGGGGAGCGTGTTGTTGATGATTGCCTGTCTCGCGGTTATCGAATGCAACGACAACCTCCACTGGGGTCTGGGCGCCTGGCCGGCGCGGCTTTCTTTCCCCGCGGTGGGTTTTTGGTGGGCCGGTTTTGCCCAACTAACCTTCAGGATCCTCCCTCCCAGCAAGGCTTCCGAACAACACCCGGAACACTCTATCCTGACCAACGGATTTTATGAATTGGGCAAAGTGTGGAACCAGTTGGTCCACTACCCCACGCTCAAACGCTACCTGCGCAGTTTTTTCTTTTACAATATGGGCGTGCAGACCGTGATGATGATGGCGACCTATTTTGCCTCGGAAGAGCTAAAGCTGCCCGACGCTTCCCTGATCATGTCCATCCTGATCATCCAGCTCGTGGCGATCGGGGGCGCCTACCTGTTCTCCCTGCTCAGCGCCCGGACAGGGAACATTTTTGTCTTGGGCGTGCTGATCGTCATCTGGATCGGGATCTGTGTTTTTGCCTATTATACCCGCACCCCCATGGAATTCTATATCCTGGCGTTCTTCGTCGGTATGGTCATGGGGGGCATCCAATCCATGTCCAGGTCCACCTATTCGAAGCTCCTGCCCGAGACAAAGGATACCGCCTCTTACTTCAGTTTTTACGACGTTTGTGACAAGATCGGAACGGTGATCGGCACGGCCTCCTTCGGTTACGTCGCGGAATCGGTAGGCGGCATGCGCAATTCCGTCCTGGCGCTGATGGGCTATTTCATCATCGGGTTCGTCCTGCTGTTGTTTGTGCGGGTAACGCCCAAAACGCAAACCTATGCGACTGTACACGCTTGA